The following DNA comes from Noviherbaspirillum sp. L7-7A.
CTGAAGCAGATTTCCGACAGCGGCGCGCTGGAAAAGATCGTCGACGAGGTACTGGCGGCGAACGAGAAATCGGTGGCGGAATTCCGCGCCGGCAAGGAAAAGGCGTTCAACGCGCTGATCGGCCAGGCGATGAAAGCCTCGCGCGGCAAGGCCAACCCGGCGCAGCTGACCGAGCTGCTCAAGCAGAAGCTGGGCGCCTGAGTCGATAGTGACTAGCCAGTAGCAAAAACCGGCCGGCGCCCGCCAGGGCCTGGCCGGCGCCGCAGGAAAGCGCCCTACTGCTGGGCCGTCTTTTCCTGCCGCAGTTCCCGGAAGCGCTTCAGCATGGCATCGGTACGGCTGTTGATCAGCAAGATTTCCGCTTCATAATCTCCCAGCCGGCGACGGCTGGCGGCGACCGCATGGTCGGCATCCTGCAGCCGCTGGGGCAGGTCATGGGAAGGCTGCTGCTTGCGGGCCGTCACCGCCAGCTCGTCCTCCGCCGCCTGCTGGCGCTTTTCGGCTGCCGCCAGCAGCAGGGTTTCGCGCTTGACGTTTTCCTGCACCAGAACGATGTTGCGCTGGCCGGCCGAGATGATCTCGTCCTCGCTGCGAAAGCGCGCCAGCAGCGCCCGGTCGCCATGGCGACGCTCCTGCGCCGCCATCTGTTCGGCGCGGCGCGCCGCGTCCTCGCGGGCCTGCTGCTGCCTTTCCTCGGGCGTCAGCGGCGCCGGAATTTCACGGCGGGTGATGCCGCTCCTGTCGACTTCGCGCACCGGGCGGTTGCTGCATTCCGCAATCGGCCGGTCCGAGGTCAGGGTGCGGCCGGCTGCATCCTTGCAGATGTAGATCTTGGCCTGCGCATGCGCCAGCGCCGGCGCCAGCAGCAGCCATAGCAGGGCGGGACGCAGGCGGGCCATGCGCGGCTCAGGCGCCGCTGACGCCGTAGCGCTGGCGGTAGGCGGCGACCGCGTCGCGGTGCTTCGTCAGCTCGGCATTGCCGCCGGCGGAAATGAAGCGCAGCAGGTCGTCCAGGTTGGCGATCGACACCACCGGCATGTCGTAGGCGGCGCCGACTTCCTGCACCGCCGAGTTGGCCGACAGCGCGCCGTCGGCGCCGGAGCGCTCCATGCGGTCGAGCGCGATCAGCACCGCCGCCGGCGTGGCGCGGGCGGCGCGGATCAGGTCCACCGACTCGCGCACCGAGGTGCCGGCGGAAATCACGTCATCGATGATCACCACCCTGCCCTTCAATGGCGCGCCAACGATGGTGCCGCCCTCGCCATGGTCCTTGGCTTCCTTGCGGTTATAGGCGAACGGCACGTTACGGCCCTTCGCCGCCAGCGCCACCGCGGTGGCGGACGCCAGCGTGATGCCCTTGTAGGCCGGGCCGAACAGCATGTCGAACTCGACGCCCGAATCGATCAGCGTCTGCGCATAGAAGTCGGCCAGGCGGCCCAGCGTGGCGCCGTCGTTGAACAGGCCGGCGTTGAAGAAGTAAGGCGAGGTGCGGCCGGCCTTGGTGATGAATTCACCAAAACGCAGGACGCCGGCATCGACCGAGAAGGCGATGAACTGCTGACGTAGATTTTCCAAGATGGGACCGTGTGGACTGGACTTGCGGGACCGCCATTTTAACGCGAAGTCGCTGCGGCCCCGGACCAAAAATTCCAAGAGGAAATGGAAAATGCCCGGACACCGGCGCATGGCCTGCCGCGCCAATTACAATACCGCCTGCAAACCGCCGGCCTCCGGCCTCTTTTCCATCGCGACTGTTTCCATGCTCAACATCATTTCCGCCAATCTCAACGGCATCCGCTCCGCCACGGCCAAGGGCTTTCTCGACTGGCTGCCGGCGCAGGACGCCGACTTCGTCTGCATGCAGGAACTCAAGGCCCAGGCGCCCGACATGACGGCCGCCATGCTCAACCCGGAAGGCTATTACGGCTATTTCCACTATGCCGAGAAAAAAGGCTACAGCGGCGTCGGCATCTATGCCCGCCACCAGCCGCTGCAGGTGATACAGGGACTGGGCGTGCCGGAAATCGATGCCGAGGGCCGCTATATCGAGCTGGTCTACGACGGCCTGTCGGTGGTGTCCGTGTACCTGCCGTCCGGCTCCAGCGGCGAGCACAGGCAGGCCGCCAAGTTCGCCTTCATGGACCATTTCTACAGGCACCTGGCCGACCTCGCGCAGCGCGGCCGCAAGGTGGTGATCTGCGGCGACTGGAATATCGCGCACCGCGAGATCGACCTGAAGAACTGGAAGGGCAACCTGAAGAATTCCGGCTTCCTGCCGGAGGAGCGGGCCTGGATGAGCGCGGTGCTGGACGAACTGCGCTGGGTGGATGTGTACCGCCGCCTGCATCCGGAAACCACCGGCGAGGCCTATACCTGGTGGAGCAACCGCGGCCAGGCCTGGGCCAAGAATGTCGGCTGGCGCATCGACTACCATGTCGCCACGCCCTGCATCGCCGAACATGCGCGCACAGCGGCCATCTACAGGGAGGCGCGGTTCTCGGATCATGCGCCGCTGACCATCGCCTATGACTGGGCGCTGCAGGCGACGTAGTTCGCTGCCCGCCGCGCCCGGCTGGCCGGCTTGCGCCAGCGCGCTTTTTGCGCCTTCTGCCGCCGCGTCAGCGACGGTGCCGCTTCACCTGTGCCGCTTCACTGCACCGGCGCTACGCCCTTCACGTTGCTGCGGTAGGGCGGCAATGCGCCCGGTTGCGCATTGACGGCGCGGGCATACACCGGCATCACCTGCGGCAGGGTTTTCTGGATCTGCGAAATCCGGTTATTGCCGGATGGATGGCTCGACAGCCATTGCGGCGGCGCGCTCTTTTCCAGCATGGCCATCTTGCGCCACAGCGCCACGCCGGCGCGCGGGTCATAGCCGGCGCGTGCAACCAAGTCCAGACCGACAGTGTCGGCTTCGGTTTCGTCTTCCCGCGAGAAGCGCAGCAGCGCCAGTTGCGCGCCCTGCCCCACCACGGTCTGGCCGAGCTGGCCCAGGCCGAAAATGGCCGAGCCGAGATTGGCGCCGAGCTGCAGCAGGCTGCCCTTGGCCACCCGTTCGCGGCCATGTTCCCGCAGCGCATGGGCAATCTCGTGGCCGGCGACGATGGCGATTTCATCGTCAGTGAGCTTCAACTGGTCCACCAGGCCGCTGAAGAAGGCGATTTTCCCGCCCGGCATGCAGAATGCGTTGACGTTGTCCGCCTTGATGAGGTTGACTTCCCATTGCCAGTCAGCCGCGCCCTGGTTCCAGCGTGTGGCCTGGGAGATGATGCGGCGGGAAATCGCGCGCACCCGCTGCAGTTGTGGGTCAGTGTCCGGCGCCAGCACGCCCTTCTGGGCCGCCTGCTGCTTCAGTTCCTGGTACTGCATGGTGGCCTGCTCTTCCAGCTGCTTTTCCGGAATCAGGCCGCGCAGCCGGGACATGCGTTCCACGGCGACGCCTTCGTCCTGCTGCGCCATGGCCGGCAGCGCGGGCGAGGCCAGGCAGAACAGCAGGGCAGAAATCAATGGCAGTTTTTTCATCATTTATTCCACGGTGCAATTTTCGGGAGCATCAGCATGCCGGGCAGCGCCAGCACAAAGCACAGGATAAAGAACAGAAACCATCCTGTCTCGGCGACGATATAGCCGACAGCGGAATTGACAAAGGTTCGGGGCACCGCCGCCAGGCTGGTGAACAGCGCGTACTGGGTGGCGGTGTAGCGCGGATCCGTCGTGGTGGCGATATAGGAGACGAATGCCGCCGTTCCCAGGCCCACGCCAAACGCCTCGAAACCAATGACCAGTGCCAGCAAGACGAGGTCGGCGCCGGCGTAGGCAAGCCAGGCGAAACCGAGAATGGCCACCGCCTGCACCACGCCGAAGATCCACAGCGCGCGGTTGATGCCGAGTTTCACCATCCAGACGCCGCCGATGATGCCGCCGGCGATGCTGGCCCAGAAGCCGGTGGTCTTGGCCACCGCGCCGATCTGGGTCATCGAGAAGCCGAGGTCGATATAGAACTTGGTGGCCAGCGCCGTGGCCA
Coding sequences within:
- a CDS encoding M48 family metallopeptidase produces the protein MMKKLPLISALLFCLASPALPAMAQQDEGVAVERMSRLRGLIPEKQLEEQATMQYQELKQQAAQKGVLAPDTDPQLQRVRAISRRIISQATRWNQGAADWQWEVNLIKADNVNAFCMPGGKIAFFSGLVDQLKLTDDEIAIVAGHEIAHALREHGRERVAKGSLLQLGANLGSAIFGLGQLGQTVVGQGAQLALLRFSREDETEADTVGLDLVARAGYDPRAGVALWRKMAMLEKSAPPQWLSSHPSGNNRISQIQKTLPQVMPVYARAVNAQPGALPPYRSNVKGVAPVQ
- a CDS encoding DUF4124 domain-containing protein, whose protein sequence is MARLRPALLWLLLAPALAHAQAKIYICKDAAGRTLTSDRPIAECSNRPVREVDRSGITRREIPAPLTPEERQQQAREDAARRAEQMAAQERRHGDRALLARFRSEDEIISAGQRNIVLVQENVKRETLLLAAAEKRQQAAEDELAVTARKQQPSHDLPQRLQDADHAVAASRRRLGDYEAEILLINSRTDAMLKRFRELRQEKTAQQ
- the pyrE gene encoding orotate phosphoribosyltransferase, with the translated sequence MENLRQQFIAFSVDAGVLRFGEFITKAGRTSPYFFNAGLFNDGATLGRLADFYAQTLIDSGVEFDMLFGPAYKGITLASATAVALAAKGRNVPFAYNRKEAKDHGEGGTIVGAPLKGRVVIIDDVISAGTSVRESVDLIRAARATPAAVLIALDRMERSGADGALSANSAVQEVGAAYDMPVVSIANLDDLLRFISAGGNAELTKHRDAVAAYRQRYGVSGA
- a CDS encoding exodeoxyribonuclease III → MLNIISANLNGIRSATAKGFLDWLPAQDADFVCMQELKAQAPDMTAAMLNPEGYYGYFHYAEKKGYSGVGIYARHQPLQVIQGLGVPEIDAEGRYIELVYDGLSVVSVYLPSGSSGEHRQAAKFAFMDHFYRHLADLAQRGRKVVICGDWNIAHREIDLKNWKGNLKNSGFLPEERAWMSAVLDELRWVDVYRRLHPETTGEAYTWWSNRGQAWAKNVGWRIDYHVATPCIAEHARTAAIYREARFSDHAPLTIAYDWALQAT